Sequence from the Penaeus monodon isolate SGIC_2016 chromosome 43, NSTDA_Pmon_1, whole genome shotgun sequence genome:
AATAAATTATTAAGCATCACCATAAAGTCTGAGGCTTTGGgcatccatcctctctcttatgaacataatgttttttttttttaatgattattaagttTGCCCCCCTATCACGGGTCTGCCCCATGCTTGCGCTCTGGCAATGGCACAAATACAAGCCTCTCTCCCTTTGggacctttttccccccacctctcgCATCTGGTTCTCTCTGCGTGCACTGTTGATGATTCTGCCCATCCTTAGCCTGGATGGAGGGgaacctggaggaggaggaggaggaggctcacCAGTTTTTTTCGGGCCACCAAAAGGAGGTTAATTATCTTTGACCTGGCTGGTACTCAGCGCACACTGCAAAAACCCCCAGGGGTTGCTGGAACTTTTGGGGACCTGTAGGTGGTTAGCCACACTCTTGGGCATGAGGTCTCTCCAGCCTTTATACCAGGCAAGCACATCAGTATGTGAAGGGTTGGCTGAAAGCCATGTGCCCAGAGCCTGGTACCAGCGAGGGAAGAAGCACCGCTCTAGAATGTCTATGGAAATCTGGGCAGTGAGGAGATCATCCCAATCAAGGAACCAGTGCCAGGGATCCAGATTCTGACTGTGGGGGGTGATGGTCATTTCCATCAGTGCTGCTTCTAGTTTAGGCTGGATATTAGACTGGATCAAATTAGTCATGAAATGTCTGTGAAGACTCTTTTCCATGGCTGCAGCACCATCTTAGCTGACCGGTCAGATGGATGCCAGTGAACGAGGGCAGCTGAAAGTTTCTGCCTGATGACTGGGTACACAGACTGGAGGTGATCCACAAGTAAGGGTAGCCAGGGATGAAGCCATGTGTGTATAGGAACAGTATCCTGCCTAGGATTCCAGTTATGCACTGCCCGGGTGATGCGTGGCAAGATAACGTGTTGAAGCAAGTGCCCCTGAATCCACACAGGCACGAGTGGAACATTCCAAACTTCCAGCACAGCCAGAAGTGGGCCACAGTCCCGAGGCTCCCAGGGCCCCATCACAGTGGAGCGCACGGCTGCAGCCCATGTCTCCCACACAAGATGGTGGTAGGGGTCCATGGGCATGTCTGTCCCgggctgctgttgctgttggccCCCTCCCAGGTCCACCAGCTTCTGCCAGGTTGCAAAAATGTCCTTGTGTGCTGCAGGCTGAGCCAGTGGATTCCATGTCCTGAGCAGCTCTTTCAAAAGGGGCGTTATGTATGTGGGTGCTAAGTAGGGGATCTCGTACGTGTTGTATATCTTGGGATAGTCCCGCTTCAGCTCAGTGAAGATGGATGCTGCCTCGCTCAGACTGAGAGTCTGTTCTTTGTGACGAGTTTCCAGTCGCTCAACAAGAGTGAGGGCTTGGTCAAGGCTCTCcagttccttcttctctctttctagcaGAGTCTCATACCTTTCCCTTTCATGGTTTAGGTGGACaattctgtcattctctctctcctgtgttctGGCCTTCCTAACGATGCCCCAATTTCTTCCCTTTGAAGTTTAGGATTTGGTGTAAATGACTCATACTTTTCTTTTTGCCAAGATTAAATCTTTCTTAAAGGGGTGCCTTAAACCCGGGGTCCTTGGGTCAATCCAAAAACCTTGGTCTTGGTATTATTTGGTTCaatgcttttgggaaaaaaaccctttaatttgggGAAAATCACTTAAACACCTTGTaaaatacaaaaacttttttcttttattccacttatgttttaattttttcttttgataatgaCTGGAATtttgagggaaagaaaggggaaaaaaggtgggaaggggcctagggggaaaggggggaaagaaagaagtttGAAAaatcgagaagagaaagagggataaggccagagataagagggggggaggggagaggaagcgggaggataggaggggaaaggagagggagggaggagaaaggaaggggggggaggggggttgctgaaaggataaatgataaataggattagaaagaaaagggggaaaaaaaaaaggaaaacaaaaaaaggaaataacgacgaaaaaaaaagaaaaaaaaaaaaaagaaaattaaatttaaaaaaaaaccaacaaaaaagaaaaaaagaaaaaaaaaggaaaaaaataggagggagagggaggagggaaggaaaagggggggagggaggaggaagggagagggagagagaaaggaagagggggaggagaaaagagagagagagagagagagacgagagagagagagagaagagagagagagaagagagaagagagagagagaaaaaggggaaagaaaagggggaaaagaaaagaaagggaaaaagaaaagaaaagaaagaagaaaaagatagaaagaaaagaaaaaaaagaagagaaaagaaaaagaaaaaaagaaaaaaacaaaagaaaggaaagaaaagaaaaaaaaaaaaaaaaagataaaggggggaaagaaaaaaaaaaaaaaaaaaaaagaggaaaaaaaaaaaaaaaggagaaggaggaagagaagagcaggGAAAAGGGCAAGGACAGGGAAACCCGAGGGCCCCCCAGGCCggaggagcgggagaggagggCGGAGAAGGCCCGaggcccggggagggggggggaaaggaaaaaaaaggagagggagcggggaacgaaagaaaaaggaggcgtgagaagaaaaaaaaaaagaaaaagaacaaaaaaaaataaaaaaaaaaaagaaaaaataaggaaaataacaaaaaaaaaaaaaaaaaaaaaaaaaaataaatataaaagtaaatcagAAAATTCATAACATTATagcatatatttctatttttttttttattttaaactttttttctatttgggaaataaaattgggggaaaattaagggggtttttttaacctgAATTTACAATTtaatagaatatttttaaattatattaaaattacataaaatatataatatatacatatatacataataatacttatataaaatatatattattttatatatataatatatatacatatatatatatattattttatattattttatatatatatatatatatattatcatatattaatatatatatcatataatatatataaatatatatatatatatttctatatatatatttatattttattttatatatatattaaaatcaatatatcatataaaatatatatatatatatatatttttgtatctataaaatatatttgtattattttatatatatatatatatatatattttattatatattataaaattatatatattattatttatataatttgtatttattatttatattttattatatctatatatatttatatgtactatatttttatcttttcccctttttctctagtTATCTTTTacttctatatcttctctcttatcctcctctctctctatcttctttatgttattactatcactatctttcctttctcttctctatattctcttctatttctctcttctcctatatatCTCCTCAATCTCATCTATCttctaattatatacatatatattattacaaaatttacatatctatatgtccTATCTATCCTCCATTTATCATTATAcctatcttctattctatcttctctctttcttttattttttatttattctctcttttttttttttttttattttttttttttttttatcttttttcttttcttctttttctctttctctgtttctttctctctttatttttatctttcttttttcttttttcttctcttttctttttcttttattttattttcctttttcttctctctctctctatgtcttctctttctctctctggttctctctttttctcctctatcttttctctctctctctctctctctttccctttctctctttgtctcccctttcttctctttctctctttatctcttgtgctctctctctcattctctctctcttcttcattctcctcttactctctctcttactcttctctatctattctattcctcttttctatatctcttttctctcttctcctctttctattcttatctgctactctctatctattcttctatatctatgtctctcttcatctcttttctttaattactctctttctcttctctctcaatctctcttctcttttcttctcttctctcttcattctctctctccctatctctccctatctttttctgttttgttgtctctctgtccttgtcctccctctctgtctctctctcttctctcttttcattccctctatcttctctctctgtctgtatgtactgtctctctgtcctctgttaTCCCTTCTCTTGTCTCGTTCTCCATCACCTCCCCgccactctctctcccacgctcctAACCCTCCATGCTGACGCATGCTCCAGGGTGACGCAAGACCCCCCCTCCGCCGGTGCCGGGGCGCGTTCTCCGGGGCGGCCCACCGTGCCGGCGGAATCCAGGCGGGCGAAGAGTGAGGGATAGAAGGACGGGAGGACGAGACAGGAGTCGAGTCCGAGCGATGCGAGCCCATTTTGGGGCAAGCGCTGACTCTAGGGGTGGAGCTTGCTcacttgcttttatttttattttttttctttttttttttttttttttgttcttgtctttatctttttcttttccttttctcgttctctttcttctctttgttctttttcttctctttctttttcctttctcattcttgttcttttctttctctttcttgttcttgttcttttctttctttttttttttcttcccttttctttcttttcttttcttctttttttctcctctctctccccctcctgtctctcccctctgtctctctctctctctctgtctcctcttttctttgtctcctctgccctctctctgtctctcctgtctctctctctctctctttttctctcctgactctctctttctctcctctcttctctctctcctcccctctccctctctcctctctctctctttctctctcttcctctctcttcctctccctctccctctcccctccctccccctctctatctttctttttggttgtttttttttttctttcttaatttcttttttgtttttttttttcttttaattgattttttttttttttttctttcttttttcttctcttctcttatcttctcttcttttcttcctttctctttctctctctttctctcctttccctttctctccctccctcaccctctccccatcctcaccctccctctctcacctcaccccctccctccccctctctctctctctctctctctctctctccctccctccctctctcttttctctcccctttctctctctctctctgtctctcctctctctctctctctctccctctcctctctctcctttttcctcctccccctccttcctctcctctccctctccctcccccttttccctcctccctccctttccctttcccttcctcccctttccctctcctcactcttctctccatctcatcacatcatcattatcatttttattatatttattaatgttggaattatttttattgtaattattaacattgttattgttatttttactattgttgttgttgatactgttattctcactattattaaaGTTGTTTTGTCTTTCaatttatgttcattattacaaataatgtACAAAGATTCCTTATTGTTATGGTGGCATTTGATTCCTTTTCAGTGACGAGGAACCCCCCCTGAAGAAAGACCTCCCCACATCCTTGGCAGTAAGAAACCGTCCTCCTACTCGTCCTTTaccacctcctcatcctccaaGAAAAAACGACATTGGGGGCATGCGTCGAGGAGGACCGGGCGGAGGGGGAAACACGAGCCTCTTGGGTAGGGGTCTGGGCACGGGAGAAGTACaactattaattaatatataatatatatattatatataaattactatatatatataatatatatataatatatacgatattatacatatatactatatataatatatataatatatataatatatatatatatatatcatgatatatacatatagtataataaatatataagataatataatatatatagacatatatagtatataatatatatagtatatatatataatctatactatatatatctatatatagctataatattatctatatatctatctatcattaatactctatatcttattacatattatatctataatatataatatactatttaatatatattacttatatagttattatatctatatatattctctatatattatgctatatctctatatattacattatcatctgattctatatatactatattacatatatctattatctacttattCTCAAtcttatctatacctatattattatatatattatatataatattcatatatctatatatatactctatctctactattatctcttcatatatatattactctattctatatatctcgtCTTATAcgtatatctcatctatatatatatactatatattatatatcgtatattcatctatctttaatattatatattattttatctattctatattcttctctatctctatatactatatatactctatatatatattatattatattatatatgttattatattactatatatataactatatatatattattcattatatatatatctatcatatatatatatcttataatttatctatatatttatatatctattatatattatattattatattcttatactttatatcttatatattatattatatttttactatattctctatatctgtatctctcatctctctatgctatctctatctcttatctattctctgatctctctatttctatctatgtctcatatatatctatatctatattgtatatatatatatctatactctctatgtcttctctctatttttatcttttttactgtcttctatcttatctctatatcttttcATCTCTTATATCTCACTATGTagcttttctatatctttatacatCTCTATCTTATTATGTTCTCTTTTATCTGTATATCTTGattatctctctctaatctctatatctatatattgctcattattattattttcttactctctattatattgtctatatctatgtattctgtatctctctatctctatgttcatatcatatatctattcttaatgtattctatattctatatatattctatctatcttatatctcgtttctcttcatctattcattttatacaatatatatctatctatctttatctagttctattattatatatatatattatactctaatatatctcattatctattctaattatatactattattatgtctgtattcttatatatgtatataatattatactatatactatatatatatatacatatatattatatatatgtatgtatgtatgtatatatgtatatatgtatatacatatatatgtatatgtatatacatatacatacacagccactcactctctcacacgcTCCCTAACCCTCCCTGCTGAACGCATGCCTCCAGGGTGACGACAAGGACGCCCCCCCTCCGGCCGAAGTGCCGCGGGCGCGTGTGCTCCGGGGCGGCCTCAACTTCGTGCCCGGCGGAATCCAGCAGGCGGGCAAGAAGAgtgagaaggataagaaggacaaggaggaggacgaggacgaggagtcGGAGTCCGAGCTGATGCCGAGGCCCATGTTTGGGGCAAGCGCTGACTCTAGGTCGGTGGAGCTTGCTcacttgcttttattttttattttttttctctttttttttttttttttttgttcttgttctttatctttttcttttccttttctctttctctttctttctctcttgttctttttctttctctttctttttctctttctcattcttgttctttttctttctctttcttgttcttgttctttttctttcttttttctttttcttccttttcttttcttttcttttctttcttttttcttctctctctctctgtgtctctctgtctctctctctctgtctctctctctctctctctctctctctctctctctctctctctctctctctctctctctctctctctctctctctctctctctctctcttcctctctcttcctctccctctccctctccctctccctctccctctctatcttttctttttgtttgttttcttttctttccttttctttttgtttgtgttttttcttttaattgattttcttttttcttttctcttcttttttcttctcttctcttatcttctcttcttttcttcctttccctttctctttctctccctttccctttctctccctccctcaccctctctcatcctcaccctccctctctcatcctcaccctccctccctctctctctctctctctctctctctctctctctctctctctctctctctctctctctctctctctctctttttctctctcctccctcttcctcttcctctccctctccctctccctctctccctccctttccctttcccttcctctccttccctctccctcactcttcttctccatctcatcatcatcatcattatcatttttattatatttattaatgttggaattattttttattgtaattattaacattgttattgttatttttactattgttgttgttgatactgttattctcactattattaaaGTTGTTTTGTCTTTCaattttatgttcattattacaaataatgtACTAAGATTCCTTATTGTTATGGTGGCATTTGATTCCTTTTCAGTGACGAGGAAGCCCCCCTGAAGAAAGACCTCCCCACATCCTTTGGCAGTAAGAAACCGTCCTCCTACTCGTCCTTTaccacctcctcatcctccaaGAGAAACGACATTGCGGGCATGCGTCGAGGAGGACCGGGCGGAGCGGGAAACACGAGCCTCTTGGGTAGCGGTCTGGGCGACTGGGAGAAGTACACAACAGGCATTGGTAGCAAACTGCTCAAGAAGATGGGTTTCGAGGAAGGGAAAGGCTTGGGTAAGAATCTGCAGGGTATTGCCACCCCTGTCGAAGCCAACAAGCGTAAGGGCAAGGGAGCCATTGGTTTCTATGGGTCGGAGAGGAGTGAGAGGTCCCTCAAAGACTTCCCAGTGCATGATtcagatgaggaagagaaggagaagttcAAGGAACAGCTGCAGCAGTGGAAGAAGACAGGGAACAAGAAGAAGATAAAGTACGTGTACAAGAGTGCTGAGGAGGTGATCCAAGAGGGAAAGTCCAAGAAGCTGAAGCCGACGGATGACAGCCACATCACCAAGACCAAGGTTATTGATATGACAGGACCAGAGACCCGTGTGTTAAGCAGCTACCATGCCATTGCAGGCCAGAAGAGTATTGTAGATGAGTATgaggaggacaagaagaaaaGATATGAGCATTTTGACTTACCAGAACTGTTGCATAATCTTCAAATTTTGTTGGAGAAATGTGAGGATGACATTGTTAGGAATGCCagaacacaggagagagagaatgacagaattGTCCACCTAAACCATGAAAGGGAAAGGTATGAGACTCtgctagaaagagagaagaaggaactgGAGAGCCTTGACCAAGCCCTCACTCTTGTTGAGCGACTGGAAACTCGTCACAAAGAACAGACTCTCAGTCTGAGCGAGGCAGCATCCATCTTCACTGAGCTGAAGCGGGACTATCCCAAGATATACAACACGTACGAGATCCCCTACTTAGCACCCACATACATAACGCCCCTTTTGAAAGAGCTGCTCAGGACATGGAATCCACTGGCTCAGCCTGCAGCACACAAGGACATTTTTGCAACCTGGCAGAAGCTGGTGGACCTGGGAGGGggccaacagcaacagcagcccGGGACAGACATGCCCATGGACCCCTACCACCATCTTGTGTGGGAGACATGGGCTGCAGCCGTGCGCTCCACTGTGATGGGGCCCTGGGAGCCTCGGGACTGTGGCCCACTTCTGGCTGTGCTGGAAGTTTGGAATGTTCCACTCGTGCCTGTGTGGATTCAGGGGCACTTGCTTCAACACGTTATCTTGCCACGCATCACCCGGGCAGTGCATAACTGGAATCCTAGGCAGGATACTGTTCCTATACACACATGGCTTCATCCCTGGCTACCCTTACTTGTGGATCACCTCCAGTCTGTGTACCCAGTCATCAGGCAGAAACTTTCAGCTGCCCTCGTTCACTGGCATCCATCTGACCGGTCAGCTAAGATGGTGCTGCAGCCATGGAAAAGAGTCTTCACAGACATTTCAATGACTAATTTGATCCAGTCTAATATCCAGCCTAAACTAGAAGCAGCACTGATGGAAATGACCATCACCCCCCACAGTCAGAATCTGGATCCCTGGCACTGGTTCCTTGATTGGGATGATCTCCTCACTGCCCAGATTTCCATAGACATTCTAGAGCGGTGCTTCTTCCCTCGCTGGTACCAGGCTCTGGGCACATGGCTTTCAGCCAACCCTTCACATACTGATGTGCTTGCCTGGTATAAAGGCTGGAGAGACCTCATGCCCAAGAGTGTGGCTAACCACCTACAGGTCCGCCAAAAGTTCCAGCAAGCCCTGGAGGTTTGCAGTCGTGCGCTGAGCTACCAGCCAGGTGCAACAGATCAATTCAACCTCCTCTTGGCTGGCCTCGACAAACTGAgtgagcctcctcctcctcctcctccaggttcTCCTCCCATCCAGTGCTCCAAGGACTGGGCAGACATCATCAACAGTGCACGCAGAGAG
This genomic interval carries:
- the LOC119568361 gene encoding tuftelin-interacting protein 11-like, which encodes MSDNETEKFEVTDYDLENEFNTHRPGRRITKEQQIYGIWASTSDGEEGDDKDAPPPAEVPRARVLRGGLNFVPGGIQQAGKKSEKDKKDKEEDEDEESESELMPRPMFGASADSSDEEAPLKKDLPTSFGSKKPSSYSSFTTSSSSKRNDIAGMRRGGPGGAGNTSLLGSGLGDWEKYTTGIGSKLLKKMGFEEGKGLGKNLQGIATPVEANKRKGKGAIGFYGSERSERSLKDFPVHDSDEEEKEKFKEQLQQWKKTGNKKKIKYVYKSAEEVIQEGKSKKLKPTDDSHITKTKVIDMTGPETRVLSSYHAIAGQKSIVDEYEEDKKKRYEHFDLPELLHNLQILLEKCEDDIVRNARTQERENDRIVHLNHERERYETLLEREKKELESLDQALTLVERLETRHKEQTLSLSEAASIFTELKRDYPKIYNTYEIPYLAPTYITPLLKELLRTWNPLAQPAAHKDIFATWQKLVDLGGGQQQQQPGTDMPMDPYHHLVWETWAAAVRSTVMGPWEPRDCGPLLAVLEVWNVPLVPVWIQGHLLQHVILPRITRAVHNWNPRQDTVPIHTWLHPWLPLLVDHLQSVYPVIRQKLSAALVHWHPSDRSAKMVLQPWKRVFTDISMTNLIQSNIQPKLEAALMEMTITPHSQNLDPWHWFLDWDDLLTAQISIDILERCFFPRWYQALGTWLSANPSHTDVLAWYKGWRDLMPKSVANHLQVRQKFQQALEVCSRALSYQPGATDQFNLLLAGLDKLSEPPPPPPPGSPPIQCSKDWADIINSARRETLSMREVVERRCQERGIVFVPLPERKHEGRPVYRCGKLNISFNKNVIYVHTERGWMPKSLTTLLDDA